The DNA sequence AGGTCCTGATCGAGGTGGGGTTGCTTGATTGTGAAAGGGGATGCTTTTCTGGGTTATGAGTTGTCGATTGATGAAATGCTCCTCAAGTGGTTCTACAATAATTTCATGCTCATATAACCAATCAGATGCTAACACAACCCAAATTAAGATACACCAAATCACTAAATCAAGCTCAAAGCATTTCATTTCACCCCACAAATCATATCACCCTGCACTTTAGTCCTTGGCTGTTCACTCACTAGGTAGgcaatgaaaagaaagaaagggagaaCAACAATATAATATAATCTATACAAGAAGAGGAAAGAATGCATCAAAGAAAAAACGTGACAAATTTTTCGCAGTTGATTAGTTTATGATAAACAGATTCTAAAACCGATTATAGTTAGTGGTACCTAATTATATCTGTGGACACAAAAAGCTTAAAATTGtctgaaaatgaagttgaacAGGAGGAGAACAAACCTGTACATCAGGCACTTGCTTTCTTCCATCTCCATGTCGAACCCGATCAGGCAAATCAACACTACAATCAATGTCTTCAATCACAAGAATGGACCGATTTGCGGTGGCCAGCAACAGTTTTCTCAGGTCAGAATCACGAAATATATTAGCAAGCTGCAAGTCATAGACATCAAACTTGAGATGGTTAGCCATGGCTGCAACCAAGCTTGATTTTCCAGTGCCTGGAGGACCATACAACAAGTACCCTCTTTTCCATGCCCTCCCTACTTTCTTATAGAAGTCCTTCCTCCTCACAAACCTGTTAAGATCTTCAATAACAGCATTCTTGAGCTCCAAATCCATGGCCAGAGTCTCAAATGTTGAAGGGTGTTCGAGGTTGATGGAGTCCCACTTGAAGCCATTGTAAGGGTGGTGGTGGCCGGAACTGTTTAATGTGTACATCTTCAAAACCCTTTCTTCATCTTTGATTGCTTTGGCCCTTTCAACAACATAAGGCACATAAATATCCAAGATTTTGTCCTTGTGCTTCTTGTGGAACTTGAGCTCAAAGAACCTCTTTTCGGACCTTGGAGGCGAAAATGGATCGTTGGGATTGTTCTGTCCTGACTCGGCACAAACAAACTTCCACTGGAGCTCAATCCCTTCATAGAAATCCACCAACTTCTCACCTTTCTCGAGCCGAATTGTTAAGTTATTAGCTTTCGGGGTTTTGCTGATTTTGAGCCTGTCAGTCTTGGGACTGATCCTCGTGCACAAGTAAACCTCTGCAGCATCATAGAGTTGGTTTCGGCTTATGCTATTCGATTCCTCGATGACTAGTGTGAGCATAGTGGAGTGAGTTTTGAAGATGTAGCGGAGAGTTGAGTAGAGGTAGCCTCTAACAGGCTGAGGTACTAGCTCATTGGCCATGGATCTAAATAGCATCATTGAGGCTGCCATGGACGCATAAGCAGAGAACAATGATGAAGGAGAAGGCATTTCTTTGGCGGAGAACATCATGGTCGATTACTTTAGAAGGTTTGGAactgatttggttttggttttgtgacAATGTTTATGAAAtgtttgagaagaagaagaagaagaagagtaggAAGTGATACAAATAATTGATGGCTTTGCTTAGCTAGTTGgctttggtttctttttctttggagtTTTTTAGATACTGAGTGTCCGAGTGTGTGTAAAAATGTCTTTGTGTGTGTGAAAGTCAGTGGAATTCTTAGTATAATAGGTCcaaaagagaaagggagagacgcatgctttctttttcctatattttcttttgtgtcATGTTTTGGTCTCACTTTTCTCTTTAGTATGTACTAGAATTATTATATTGGAGGACCAGAAAGCTTAATTTCTACAAGCTTCGGGCGCAAGCAACAAGGCCATGTGAGGTTGTGACTTCTACCTGGGTCATGAGGTCTGCTTGTGTATACAGTTCTTGCCTACAACATGTATATGCATCATACGTCTAATCCAGCGATAAGGCATGTGTGAGACTAAAATTATGCAACTATACTGTTGCACAGGTTGAGACAGTTGTTCAATTTAAGTTTCGAGCATATAAATTTTATTATGAGAATACCGTTGTCTATATTATTGGGTGCAGATCTTTTCCTGCTTTTTTCCGATCTCACTACATGCCCTTTGTTTGACATAGGAAGGTGACCATGATATGAAGTCAATGTCACGAATGCATTACTAAATTGCGGTGTCAACTTTTTGAttgaagagggaatcaaggaattgggGAAGTACAAGTAACCTCATTCTTTCATGATCATATTTGAGTTGCAGGCTCACATCAAACTTCAATTAGGTAGAGAATAATATCTGGTAATATAGCACTTTCACAAAAGCACTGGTTTTTGCTGAACGTctgttttcttcttcatctttattAGCTTGGTAGTTGGAATTGTATCTATTAGTAttgtcttgatccaaagaaacaCAAACCAAATAGAATATGATATTGAACAAAGCTGACCAAAGTTGGGGATATGATTGTTAACTTTCGGCGTGGAAGAGAAAAGCTCCGAGCTAGCAAAGTTGCCAAGTCAGTCGAGCATCCTTTAACTTCTAATTGGTGACTTCATTTCTTAAATTATTTAGCACGGTGTTTGATAGTGGTTTACGTTATAGAACTGAAACATCGGGTTCCTAATCTGACTTCTAGCGA is a window from the Rosa chinensis cultivar Old Blush chromosome 2, RchiOBHm-V2, whole genome shotgun sequence genome containing:
- the LOC112187109 gene encoding AAA-ATPase At5g17760 → MMFSAKEMPSPSSLFSAYASMAASMMLFRSMANELVPQPVRGYLYSTLRYIFKTHSTMLTLVIEESNSISRNQLYDAAEVYLCTRISPKTDRLKISKTPKANNLTIRLEKGEKLVDFYEGIELQWKFVCAESGQNNPNDPFSPPRSEKRFFELKFHKKHKDKILDIYVPYVVERAKAIKDEERVLKMYTLNSSGHHHPYNGFKWDSINLEHPSTFETLAMDLELKNAVIEDLNRFVRRKDFYKKVGRAWKRGYLLYGPPGTGKSSLVAAMANHLKFDVYDLQLANIFRDSDLRKLLLATANRSILVIEDIDCSVDLPDRVRHGDGRKQVPDVQLTLSGLLNFIDGLWSSCGDERIIIFTTNHKERLDSALLRPGRMDMHIHMSYCTYHGFQLLASNYLGIQNHHYLYDEIEGLLKETEVTPAQVAEEFMKSEEVDIALEGLIKLLKRKKMEGDECEVENEKKIGVKGAKRQKTENKQKKPVRNSRKNTTKRCSNRLSAKANYYA